In Anaerosporomusa subterranea, one DNA window encodes the following:
- a CDS encoding ferredoxin family protein: MSIKIDRQKCNGCGKCREVCPGNLLYKDCSGKTEIRYPKDCWGCTSCVKECAFNAIRYYLGADIGGTGGFLYTLQEESLLHWIIIDPEGGKKVITTDKRQANAY, translated from the coding sequence ATGAGCATCAAGATCGATAGACAAAAATGCAATGGTTGTGGCAAGTGTCGTGAAGTTTGTCCGGGTAACCTGTTATATAAAGACTGCAGCGGCAAAACCGAGATTCGATATCCTAAAGACTGTTGGGGCTGCACGTCCTGTGTGAAGGAGTGCGCTTTTAACGCAATTCGCTATTATCTGGGAGCCGATATTGGCGGAACGGGCGGTTTTTTATATACGCTCCAGGAAGAGAGTCTGCTGCATTGGATCATTATCGACCCAGAAGGCGGCAAAAAGGTTATCACGACCGATAAACGCCAGGCCAATGCATACTGA
- a CDS encoding GNAT family N-acetyltransferase, whose translation MIRQAKIDDLPCIMDIVQKTIKEMRNYNNTQWDETYPQASNFATDIEKGELFAVDRDSRLAGFICINRVEPLEYNELPWSQDCLALVIHRMAVDTNCRGNGVGTELLAHAECLASQAQINYLKTDTNSLNTNAQKLFERCGYRRVGAMNFLGKETPFYCYEKSINI comes from the coding sequence GTGATCAGGCAAGCAAAAATAGACGACCTTCCTTGCATTATGGATATTGTACAAAAGACGATCAAGGAAATGCGCAATTATAATAATACACAGTGGGATGAAACCTATCCTCAGGCAAGTAACTTTGCGACAGATATTGAGAAAGGAGAACTTTTCGCTGTGGATCGGGATAGCCGGCTCGCTGGATTCATCTGTATCAACCGCGTCGAGCCGCTGGAATATAACGAACTGCCTTGGTCACAGGACTGCTTAGCCTTGGTCATTCACAGAATGGCTGTTGACACTAATTGCCGGGGAAATGGTGTTGGTACAGAACTTCTTGCACATGCCGAATGCTTGGCAAGTCAAGCTCAGATAAATTACTTAAAGACTGACACCAATTCTCTGAACACGAATGCACAGAAGTTATTTGAGCGATGCGGCTATCGAAGAGTTGGCGCCATGAACTTTCTGGGAAAAGAGACCCCTTTTTATTGTTATGAGAAATCGATAAACATATAG
- the larE gene encoding ATP-dependent sacrificial sulfur transferase LarE: MTTNNALTVQEKGDNLINHIRELGSVAVGFSGGVDSSLLAAAAFKALGDKAIAITAYSETLPEREKQEAQAIAKQIGIKHVLLNISELRSADFVANTKDRCYYCKKERFSAMLAWAKNEGYKWMLDGSNADDTSDYRPGLKAVGELEHVVSPLLEVGMTKAEIREVSKAWNLPTWNKPSMACLSSRVSYGLPVTAERLKQIEQAEDFIRTFCSGQVRVRHHNNLARIEVAPENIALLAQPEVADKINHHLKQLGFTYVTLDLTGYRTGSMNDELK, from the coding sequence ATGACAACAAATAATGCTTTAACAGTTCAGGAAAAAGGAGACAACCTGATTAATCATATACGGGAACTTGGTAGCGTAGCGGTTGGTTTCTCTGGAGGCGTTGACAGCTCGCTACTGGCCGCAGCCGCCTTTAAGGCACTTGGCGATAAAGCAATTGCGATTACCGCCTATTCAGAAACACTGCCTGAGCGTGAAAAACAGGAAGCACAGGCGATCGCAAAACAGATCGGGATTAAGCATGTACTGCTGAATATTAGCGAGCTACGGAGCGCAGATTTTGTCGCCAACACCAAGGATCGCTGCTATTATTGTAAAAAAGAGCGCTTTTCGGCCATGTTGGCTTGGGCTAAGAACGAAGGCTACAAATGGATGCTCGACGGTTCAAACGCAGATGACACATCTGACTATCGGCCCGGGCTCAAGGCAGTAGGCGAGCTTGAACACGTGGTAAGCCCATTGCTAGAGGTTGGTATGACGAAAGCTGAGATTCGCGAAGTATCAAAAGCTTGGAACTTGCCGACCTGGAACAAACCGAGCATGGCTTGCCTCTCATCGCGTGTTTCTTACGGATTGCCGGTCACAGCAGAACGGCTAAAACAAATCGAGCAAGCGGAAGACTTTATCCGAACCTTCTGCAGCGGCCAGGTTCGCGTCCGCCATCACAACAATCTGGCGCGTATTGAAGTAGCGCCGGAAAACATTGCGTTGCTTGCACAGCCGGAAGTGGCTGATAAAATTAATCACCACCTCAAGCAGTTAGGCTTTACGTATGTGACCCTTGATCTCACCGGTTACCGAACAGGCAGCATGAATGATGAACTGAAATAA
- a CDS encoding B12-binding domain-containing protein translates to MSEILNVISESLQEGDVDAVTEKVEEALNGGVSASTILHEGLLHGMDVMGQRWKNEEVYMPEVMIAARAMNAGMRVLKPHLLAAGVKPIGKVVLGTVKGDLHDIGKNLVNMMFVGSGFEVVDLGVDVNEKTFVQAITEHQPQIIAMAALLTTTMSEMRVVIEAVTTTGLRDQVKIMVGGAPLTQSFANAIGADAYAPDAAVAADIAKQMIGA, encoded by the coding sequence ATGAGTGAGATATTGAATGTCATTTCTGAGTCTCTGCAGGAGGGCGATGTTGACGCAGTGACTGAAAAGGTTGAAGAGGCCTTGAACGGCGGAGTTTCAGCGTCAACTATTTTGCATGAAGGATTGCTTCATGGTATGGACGTGATGGGGCAAAGGTGGAAAAACGAAGAAGTGTACATGCCGGAAGTAATGATTGCGGCTCGAGCGATGAATGCAGGTATGCGGGTTCTTAAGCCACATTTGCTGGCCGCTGGCGTCAAACCGATCGGCAAGGTCGTTTTGGGTACCGTCAAAGGCGATCTTCATGATATTGGCAAGAACCTAGTCAATATGATGTTTGTCGGATCAGGATTTGAGGTAGTCGACCTGGGAGTCGATGTGAATGAAAAGACCTTTGTTCAGGCGATTACTGAGCATCAGCCGCAAATTATCGCTATGGCCGCACTGTTGACAACGACAATGTCTGAAATGCGGGTCGTAATTGAGGCTGTGACGACAACTGGACTTCGCGATCAAGTTAAGATAATGGTTGGCGGCGCTCCGCTGACGCAGTCATTCGCAAACGCTATCGGCGCAGATGCATACGCGCCTGATGCCGCCGTTGCCGCTGACATCGCAAAGCAAATGATTGGGGCTTAA
- a CDS encoding sulfite exporter TauE/SafE family protein: MITSFFLFAIGFSVGAFGTLVGVGGGIILVPFFILILHWSPQLAVGTSLAIVLLNGISGSIAYIRQKKVYYDAVIRFSLASIPGALAGGYLAQYFTHASFRIAFGILLMIIAAVMFFRRSPKGAEKEFDKEKFTYNRTAGILLSVLVGFVSSVFGVGGGIIQVPAMVYLLGFPTSISTATSQVVLAISSFFGVISHYVAGNILIQPSLIIGTGAVLGAQLGARLSGKVKSRVILLLLAVALFGLGIRLVLTANS; this comes from the coding sequence ATGATTACTAGTTTTTTCTTGTTTGCAATAGGCTTTTCTGTTGGCGCCTTTGGTACCCTCGTAGGGGTTGGCGGTGGCATTATTCTTGTCCCCTTTTTCATACTTATACTTCATTGGTCGCCGCAACTTGCGGTTGGTACCTCCTTGGCAATTGTTCTTCTTAATGGTATATCAGGCTCAATTGCTTATATCAGGCAGAAAAAGGTTTATTACGACGCAGTGATTCGATTCAGTTTAGCCTCAATCCCAGGCGCGTTAGCCGGTGGTTATCTTGCACAATATTTTACCCATGCGAGTTTCCGTATTGCCTTTGGCATTCTCTTGATGATTATTGCTGCAGTGATGTTTTTTCGTCGGTCGCCAAAAGGTGCGGAGAAAGAGTTTGACAAAGAGAAGTTTACGTATAACCGAACGGCGGGGATTCTTCTAAGCGTGTTAGTGGGATTTGTGTCCAGTGTTTTTGGCGTTGGCGGCGGAATTATCCAGGTCCCGGCTATGGTTTACCTGCTCGGCTTTCCCACCTCAATTTCCACCGCAACCTCGCAGGTTGTTTTAGCTATTTCCAGCTTTTTTGGCGTGATTTCTCATTATGTGGCAGGGAATATTCTAATACAGCCTTCGCTTATCATTGGTACGGGAGCGGTGCTGGGAGCTCAGTTGGGAGCCCGGTTATCAGGGAAAGTAAAATCACGGGTGATTTTGCTTTTATTAGCTGTCGCCTTGTTTGGTTTAGGAATTCGACTGGTATTAACCGCTAACAGCTAG
- the cysK gene encoding cysteine synthase A translates to MSKERVFHNLTELIGNTPLLETQKFNQKRAAGARILAKLEYFNPLGSVKDRIGYAMIADAEEKGILKPGSLIVEPTSGNTGVALAFVAAAKGYKLILTMPETMSIERRRLLAALGAELVLTPGPQGMKGAIAKAEEIVAANPGAFLPQQFRNPANPAIHRKTTAEEIWRDTDGKVDVFISGVGTGGTVTGVGQRLKEYNPNVYVVAVEPADSPVLSGGNPGPHKIQGIGAGFVPDVFERGVVNEIVTVQTDDAFAAARDLAASEGLLVGISSGAAAHAATVIANRPEWKGKTIVVLLPDTGERYLSTPLFGGE, encoded by the coding sequence ATGAGTAAAGAACGCGTATTCCATAATCTTACTGAGTTAATTGGCAACACTCCATTGTTGGAGACACAAAAATTTAATCAAAAGCGTGCAGCTGGCGCCCGTATTCTGGCTAAACTCGAGTATTTTAATCCACTTGGCAGCGTCAAGGACCGTATTGGTTATGCGATGATCGCTGATGCTGAAGAAAAGGGAATTTTGAAACCCGGTTCGCTGATCGTCGAGCCGACAAGTGGTAATACCGGCGTTGCTCTGGCTTTTGTCGCCGCCGCCAAAGGTTATAAATTGATTCTTACCATGCCTGAGACGATGAGCATTGAACGCCGTCGGCTGTTGGCAGCGCTGGGGGCAGAACTGGTATTGACTCCTGGCCCGCAAGGGATGAAAGGGGCAATCGCAAAAGCGGAAGAAATTGTTGCCGCTAATCCTGGCGCATTCCTCCCGCAGCAGTTCCGCAATCCGGCCAATCCGGCGATTCATCGGAAGACAACAGCAGAAGAGATCTGGCGGGATACAGATGGAAAGGTCGATGTTTTTATCTCCGGCGTAGGTACGGGTGGTACCGTAACCGGCGTAGGCCAACGATTGAAGGAATATAATCCTAACGTTTATGTAGTTGCTGTAGAACCTGCAGATTCACCGGTACTTTCTGGTGGCAACCCGGGTCCGCATAAGATCCAAGGAATCGGCGCTGGCTTTGTTCCCGATGTGTTTGAACGCGGTGTTGTCAATGAGATTGTGACGGTGCAAACGGATGATGCCTTTGCAGCTGCTCGTGACTTGGCTGCGAGCGAAGGCCTGCTAGTCGGTATTTCTAGTGGCGCTGCAGCCCATGCCGCCACAGTCATAGCCAATCGCCCGGAATGGAAGGGTAAAACTATCGTTGTGCTCCTGCCTGATACGGGTGAGAGATACTTGTCGACACCGCTGTTTGGCGGCGAATAG
- a CDS encoding methyltransferase MtaB domain-containing protein, whose translation MNFTQLAYTDLDEFIYGSALRPVACRNGLVIGGGRILPEINFTLPDMLITETTMPDVLRQYKEIVEGACKRAKELETPGLVVELELLPPATYHPEWGVEITKVVRNIMNDYEQKHGLRSVLRITPVDIREDKRSPHMWRGSHWDAIMQTFAGCAKEGAELLSIESIGGKDIHDDAVMYCDIVKSLFALSVLGTRDMAKLWDSIVRIAAETGTIAAGDTACGFGNTAMVLADKRYVPKTFAAVVRVMTVVRSLVALERGAVGPHKDCGYEGVYIKAITGTPIAMEGKSSACAHLSHVGNIAAATADLWSNESVQNIKLLGGMAPTVSLEQLIYDCRLMNTAAKSGISHARLLRDWLTDSDSVLDPQAYVLRPDVAFRISQAIVQGGSHFERTKIAGLTAVNELKQAANAGNLIIDPKEIRWLDKIQAQLSKVTNDEEAFIREMTESCKSEKYDPAKYDLK comes from the coding sequence GTGAACTTTACTCAATTGGCCTACACCGACCTCGATGAGTTTATTTACGGCTCGGCCCTACGTCCAGTGGCGTGCCGAAATGGGTTGGTGATTGGGGGCGGTAGAATCCTGCCAGAAATCAATTTCACGCTTCCTGACATGCTGATCACAGAAACTACTATGCCAGATGTATTGAGACAGTATAAGGAGATAGTCGAAGGCGCCTGCAAGCGTGCCAAAGAGCTAGAGACTCCTGGTTTGGTCGTGGAACTCGAACTGTTGCCGCCCGCTACCTACCACCCGGAATGGGGTGTTGAAATCACTAAAGTGGTCCGGAATATCATGAACGATTACGAGCAGAAACACGGACTACGCAGCGTACTGCGGATTACACCGGTAGACATTCGCGAAGACAAGAGATCACCTCACATGTGGCGGGGTTCGCATTGGGATGCGATTATGCAAACTTTTGCAGGCTGCGCCAAGGAAGGAGCGGAGCTGCTGTCTATCGAATCTATCGGCGGCAAGGATATCCATGATGATGCAGTCATGTACTGTGATATTGTTAAATCATTATTCGCGCTTAGTGTCTTAGGAACCCGGGATATGGCAAAACTGTGGGATTCGATCGTTAGAATTGCCGCAGAAACTGGTACTATTGCAGCTGGCGATACTGCCTGCGGTTTTGGCAACACCGCGATGGTACTTGCAGACAAACGCTATGTGCCTAAGACATTTGCAGCTGTGGTTAGAGTGATGACCGTTGTGCGCAGTCTCGTCGCCTTAGAGCGAGGAGCAGTAGGACCTCACAAGGATTGTGGCTACGAGGGAGTCTATATAAAAGCTATCACCGGCACTCCTATTGCTATGGAGGGAAAATCCAGTGCTTGCGCTCATCTCAGCCATGTGGGCAACATTGCCGCCGCTACTGCAGATCTTTGGAGCAATGAATCTGTGCAAAACATAAAGCTGTTAGGCGGTATGGCTCCGACTGTTTCTCTGGAACAGCTTATATATGACTGCAGACTGATGAACACTGCGGCGAAATCAGGCATCTCTCATGCTCGTCTGCTGCGGGATTGGCTGACTGATTCAGATAGCGTTCTTGATCCGCAGGCCTATGTATTAAGGCCTGATGTGGCGTTCCGCATTTCCCAAGCAATTGTTCAGGGAGGCAGTCATTTCGAGAGAACAAAAATCGCAGGTCTCACCGCAGTGAACGAACTGAAGCAAGCCGCCAATGCAGGAAATTTAATTATTGATCCTAAAGAAATTAGATGGCTGGATAAAATCCAGGCCCAGTTATCAAAGGTTACAAATGATGAAGAGGCATTTATTCGAGAAATGACTGAAAGTTGCAAGTCGGAAAAATATGACCCGGCGAAATATGATCTAAAGTAA
- the cysD gene encoding sulfate adenylyltransferase subunit CysD has protein sequence MDHLDSLEAQSIYILREAYKKFGKLGMLWSIGKDSTVLLWLAKKAFFGHCPFPFIHVDTTYKIPEMITFRDEMVKKYDLDLIVHKNEAALQAGMGPEQGRLVCCKALKTDGLQQVVTRYEFEGLILGIRRDEEGSRSKERVFSERNKDSEWDYTNQPPELWDQFKTDFPKGNHIRVHPILHWNEIDIWSYIERENIPVVDLYFAKEGKRYRSLGCAPCTGKIDSNAVTIAEIIEELKNTKVGERAGRAQDQEDSYAMQKLRKDGYM, from the coding sequence GTGGATCATTTAGACAGTTTAGAAGCGCAAAGTATCTATATATTGAGGGAAGCCTATAAGAAATTTGGCAAGCTGGGGATGTTGTGGTCAATCGGCAAAGACTCAACCGTTTTGCTTTGGCTCGCAAAGAAAGCTTTTTTTGGCCATTGCCCTTTTCCATTCATTCATGTCGATACAACATACAAAATACCGGAAATGATTACATTTAGAGATGAAATGGTCAAAAAATATGATCTCGATTTAATTGTGCATAAAAATGAAGCTGCGTTACAGGCAGGGATGGGCCCGGAGCAAGGAAGATTAGTCTGCTGTAAGGCGTTAAAAACCGACGGGCTTCAGCAGGTGGTTACCCGCTACGAGTTTGAAGGCCTGATTCTAGGGATCAGAAGGGATGAAGAGGGCTCTCGCTCTAAAGAGCGGGTCTTTAGCGAACGAAATAAGGATTCTGAATGGGATTATACGAATCAGCCGCCAGAGTTATGGGATCAGTTTAAGACAGACTTTCCTAAAGGGAACCATATCAGGGTACACCCGATTCTGCATTGGAATGAAATTGATATCTGGTCATATATCGAAAGAGAAAATATTCCTGTCGTTGATTTATATTTTGCCAAAGAAGGTAAGCGGTATAGAAGTCTTGGCTGTGCTCCGTGCACCGGGAAAATTGATTCCAACGCAGTAACAATTGCAGAGATCATTGAGGAACTGAAAAACACGAAAGTGGGCGAGCGGGCAGGAAGAGCTCAGGATCAGGAAGACTCGTACGCCATGCAGAAACTTCGTAAGGATGGGTACATGTAA
- a CDS encoding sulfate adenylyltransferase subunit 1 — MHIDRETLKIVVVGHVDHGKSTVIGRLLYDTKSLPEGTVDRVKRISKEKGKPFEYAYLLDAFEEEQKQGITIDTTQLQFHTQQRDYVIIDAPGHKEFLKNMISGAASAEAALLIIDANEGIQEQSRRHGYILSLLGIQKVYVLVNKMDLIGYSEESFNEIKHTMNEFLSNLHVFPLKYIPISAFHGENITSRSEKMPWYKGESLLTALDLFEKDKGLEGKPLRFPIQDVYKFDHRRIIAGRIESGALQVGDEIRILPSNKVTRIKTIEQWVEKDNHQSASAGMSVGITFEDEFFNQRGEFIVHAHDTSLVTDIFKASLFWMGKAELVKHKEYKLKLVTQEVECEIYSINKAIDATSLETIENADSVKTNDVAEVVIRTKKQICIDEFKNNQHTGRFVIIDGYDVCGGGIVSGLANEIQVHTTLVKNDRLMVVTCFDEYYFVLSEGTIQKVLGRPHTFGVGDAVPTAGKTYEYPDNIDVLDLPTQLVATIRKSRLENIIRLREYGYDSVPLIDSRGSLIRLNSKEDLSKLADDLDRVSAAENTLAAFANKWLEFAKFRRIRFLQDNQSSAVEYQI; from the coding sequence ATGCACATAGATAGAGAAACACTTAAGATAGTGGTTGTTGGCCATGTAGACCATGGAAAATCGACCGTAATTGGCAGGTTGCTCTATGATACCAAATCCTTGCCGGAGGGCACTGTAGACAGGGTAAAGAGGATCTCTAAGGAGAAAGGCAAGCCCTTTGAATACGCGTATTTGCTTGACGCGTTCGAGGAAGAACAAAAGCAGGGAATTACGATTGATACCACTCAACTGCAGTTCCACACCCAGCAGCGTGATTACGTGATTATTGATGCGCCCGGGCACAAGGAATTTCTCAAAAATATGATATCTGGCGCGGCTAGTGCGGAGGCCGCTCTGCTGATCATTGATGCCAATGAAGGGATACAGGAGCAATCGAGAAGGCATGGCTACATCTTATCGCTTCTGGGGATACAAAAGGTATACGTACTGGTCAACAAGATGGACTTGATCGGTTACTCCGAAGAAAGCTTTAATGAGATTAAACATACTATGAATGAATTTCTCAGTAACCTCCACGTTTTTCCGTTAAAGTATATACCTATCTCCGCCTTTCATGGCGAAAACATAACATCGCGGTCTGAAAAAATGCCTTGGTATAAAGGCGAGTCTTTGCTTACCGCCTTAGACTTGTTTGAAAAGGATAAAGGATTAGAAGGAAAGCCGTTACGATTCCCGATACAAGATGTCTACAAGTTCGATCACCGCAGAATTATAGCAGGAAGAATCGAGTCAGGCGCTCTACAGGTAGGGGATGAGATTCGGATTTTACCCAGCAACAAGGTAACCCGGATAAAAACTATCGAGCAATGGGTTGAAAAAGACAATCACCAAAGCGCAAGTGCCGGCATGTCTGTTGGCATCACGTTCGAGGATGAGTTTTTCAATCAAAGAGGCGAATTTATCGTTCATGCACACGATACGTCTTTGGTTACTGATATATTTAAGGCGAGTCTTTTTTGGATGGGAAAAGCTGAGCTGGTAAAGCATAAAGAATATAAACTTAAGCTGGTAACCCAGGAAGTTGAGTGTGAAATATACTCAATCAACAAGGCGATTGACGCGACGAGTCTGGAAACAATCGAAAACGCCGACAGCGTAAAAACAAATGATGTCGCAGAGGTCGTTATCCGGACAAAGAAGCAAATCTGTATAGATGAATTTAAAAATAATCAGCATACAGGACGATTCGTTATCATTGATGGTTATGATGTCTGCGGCGGCGGAATCGTTTCGGGATTGGCGAACGAAATACAAGTTCATACTACGCTCGTAAAAAATGACCGTTTAATGGTAGTAACCTGCTTTGATGAGTATTATTTTGTTCTATCTGAAGGCACTATCCAAAAGGTACTTGGCAGGCCGCATACGTTTGGCGTGGGTGACGCTGTTCCTACGGCTGGCAAGACCTATGAATATCCGGACAATATTGATGTCTTGGATCTTCCAACCCAGCTTGTCGCAACGATAAGGAAGTCAAGACTTGAGAATATCATTCGGCTTCGTGAATATGGCTATGACTCTGTTCCTCTTATTGATTCCAGAGGCTCCTTAATACGGCTTAACTCTAAGGAAGACCTCAGCAAGCTGGCAGACGATCTTGACAGAGTAAGTGCTGCTGAAAACACCTTAGCTGCTTTTGCGAATAAGTGGCTTGAATTTGCCAAGTTTAGGAGGATCAGATTTTTGCAGGACAACCAAAGTTCTGCTGTTGAGTATCAGATTTGA
- a CDS encoding adenylyl-sulfate reductase subunit alpha — MNFEARVVETDILIVGGGTAGCFSAITIAENSEAKVLIAEKANIKRSGCLAAGVNALNAYIVPGQSPETYLEYVRNDSEAVIREDLVYTIAKRLNSVTHKLEALGLVIQKDEAGNYVSRGTRNIKINGENIKTILSDAVRQHPGITVMNRVNIFDYIVQDQKVIGAYGFSLDEKVLYVITAKAVICSTGGAAGLYRPNNPGFSRHKMWYCPFNTGAGYAMGIRAGAEMTTFEMRFIALRCKDTIAPTGTIAQGVGAKQVNSAGEEYERKYGTLTTANRLYSTIEENKQGRGPCYLKTAGITTNEERELYKAYLNMAPAQTLRWLESENGPASKNVEIEGTEPYIVGGHTASGYWVDTNRGTTLAGLYAAGDVAGGSPQKYVTGCFAEGEIAAFSALHYVAGKSAIVPDHADISAKLADITHFFADEAALYSIEDIEEAMQKTMDVYAGGISTGYSFNKQKLELAERRIKELLAVVRHVKAKDLHELMLIHEVIDRLYVCQVLIRHLEARHETRWHCFQENTDYPERDDEHWLKYINSQFKAGEVKILLRDLIKKDEVYEHQDR; from the coding sequence GTGAACTTTGAAGCAAGAGTAGTGGAGACAGATATTCTCATTGTTGGCGGCGGAACTGCAGGCTGCTTTTCCGCCATCACGATTGCGGAAAACTCTGAAGCAAAGGTGCTTATTGCCGAAAAAGCTAACATTAAACGCAGCGGCTGTCTCGCGGCTGGGGTAAATGCTTTAAACGCCTATATCGTGCCAGGGCAAAGTCCGGAAACCTATTTGGAGTATGTGAGGAACGACTCGGAAGCTGTGATCAGGGAAGATCTGGTTTACACTATCGCCAAGCGGCTTAACAGCGTTACTCATAAGCTGGAAGCGCTTGGCCTTGTCATCCAAAAGGATGAAGCCGGCAATTATGTTTCCCGGGGAACCAGAAACATAAAAATCAATGGTGAAAATATAAAAACTATTTTATCTGACGCTGTTCGTCAGCACCCGGGTATCACAGTGATGAACAGGGTGAATATCTTTGACTATATTGTTCAGGATCAGAAGGTAATCGGCGCTTACGGGTTTTCACTGGACGAAAAGGTTCTTTACGTGATAACAGCCAAAGCGGTAATTTGCTCCACCGGTGGCGCCGCCGGGCTGTACCGGCCGAATAATCCGGGCTTTTCACGCCACAAAATGTGGTATTGTCCATTCAATACAGGCGCCGGTTACGCGATGGGCATAAGGGCTGGGGCAGAAATGACAACCTTTGAAATGCGATTTATTGCTTTGCGATGTAAGGACACGATAGCTCCTACCGGAACTATCGCGCAAGGCGTCGGGGCTAAACAAGTTAATAGCGCCGGCGAAGAGTACGAACGGAAATACGGAACACTTACCACCGCTAATCGGCTGTACTCAACAATTGAAGAAAACAAGCAAGGCCGGGGCCCCTGTTATCTAAAAACCGCAGGAATTACGACTAACGAGGAGAGAGAGCTTTACAAAGCATACCTGAATATGGCTCCCGCTCAAACGTTGCGGTGGCTGGAAAGTGAGAACGGGCCTGCCAGCAAAAATGTTGAGATTGAGGGTACTGAGCCGTATATTGTTGGCGGACATACGGCCAGCGGTTATTGGGTTGACACCAACCGGGGAACTACCCTCGCCGGGCTTTACGCCGCAGGCGATGTGGCAGGCGGCAGTCCCCAGAAATATGTTACCGGTTGTTTTGCGGAAGGAGAGATAGCCGCTTTTTCTGCATTGCACTATGTGGCGGGAAAATCAGCCATAGTACCGGATCACGCCGATATTAGCGCGAAGCTGGCGGATATTACCCATTTTTTTGCCGATGAGGCTGCTTTGTACAGCATTGAAGACATCGAAGAAGCGATGCAGAAGACGATGGATGTGTATGCGGGCGGTATTTCCACAGGCTATTCCTTTAATAAACAGAAATTGGAGTTAGCGGAGCGGCGCATCAAAGAATTGCTGGCAGTTGTCAGACATGTAAAAGCCAAGGATTTACATGAACTGATGCTGATTCACGAGGTAATAGACCGCCTCTATGTGTGCCAAGTACTGATCCGGCATCTCGAAGCAAGGCATGAGACACGATGGCACTGTTTCCAGGAAAATACCGATTATCCTGAACGGGATGATGAGCATTGGTTGAAGTATATCAACTCACAATTTAAAGCAGGGGAAGTCAAGATACTTCTGCGCGACTTGATAAAAAAGGATGAAGTCTATGAGCATCAAGATCGATAG
- a CDS encoding LysR family transcriptional regulator produces MDIVGIETFLSVIQNRTLTQASVQMHVSQSTVSKRLRILEEQLGIKLIIRNKGVSQIELTEKGEGFIPIAEQWMRIWRETQQLSSGSEPDFLQIGAVDSISNYVLIPAYKALYEASPPIHFQVRIQRSIELYNLVDMKEIDVGFAFLQIHRPNVKVEPYFSEPMVVIRLSQPGLKNGTVVDPLSLDPAYELYYDHGPVYQLWHDRFWDLRRRPRASFHTCLSILNMLYDRRQWSIMPLSFARSANVTGDYLINILDDTYVRTCFKLTHQYPRRSAEKSLQLFEQYVTQFRPILE; encoded by the coding sequence ATGGACATTGTTGGAATCGAAACATTTCTGTCGGTTATTCAGAACCGGACACTAACTCAGGCCTCGGTACAAATGCATGTTTCACAGTCCACCGTGAGTAAAAGACTGCGTATACTCGAAGAACAGTTGGGTATTAAACTAATTATTCGCAACAAGGGAGTATCTCAGATTGAACTAACGGAAAAGGGTGAAGGCTTTATTCCAATCGCCGAACAATGGATGCGCATTTGGAGAGAAACACAGCAATTAAGTTCAGGAAGCGAGCCGGATTTTTTACAGATCGGCGCTGTTGACAGCATTAGCAACTATGTTCTCATCCCAGCCTATAAAGCGCTTTATGAAGCTTCGCCGCCGATTCACTTTCAAGTGAGAATACAGCGTTCTATAGAACTATATAACCTGGTTGACATGAAAGAAATTGATGTAGGTTTCGCTTTCCTTCAAATCCATCGGCCAAATGTAAAAGTAGAACCATATTTTTCAGAACCTATGGTCGTAATACGGCTCTCACAACCCGGACTTAAAAACGGAACTGTGGTGGATCCCCTTAGTCTCGATCCGGCGTACGAATTGTATTATGACCATGGACCGGTTTATCAGTTATGGCATGACCGTTTCTGGGACTTGCGTCGCCGTCCACGTGCATCATTCCATACATGTCTCTCTATACTCAATATGCTGTATGATCGCAGGCAATGGTCGATTATGCCACTGTCCTTCGCACGTTCGGCCAATGTGACCGGCGACTATCTGATTAATATTCTCGATGATACGTATGTGAGGACTTGTTTCAAACTAACGCATCAATATCCGCGGCGTTCAGCAGAGAAAAGTCTTCAATTATTTGAGCAATATGTAACACAATTTAGGCCTATCCTAGAATAA